The nucleotide window TAACAGGGCAAATGTTGACGAACgatgcacgactgacgacggacgccgctggacgccgacggacgccagATATGGactggtcacaatacctcaccttgagcacttcgtgctcaggacAGATAAAACAAGAACCTACTGAGTATAGTCAAACTGAATACATAGCAATCTTgttaattatttatcaaaaatgttattgcgTATTTCTGCTTTGGTGACTGGTGCTCAAACAACGTTTGAAGTTCTGAATTCGGATAAAAGACGCGGAGTGGTGACGCCATTTTGATGAGTAAAGCTCTAAGTTACCTTGTGAATGAAACATACATAACTCGAAAATTCCATGCAAAGGCAACGTAAGTGGATACGATAAATTAGTTCAACAATTTGTGCTGGCAGCACGAAGCAAGTAAAAAGTCTGAAACACTGAGAGAAAGATTCAACTATGCGTGCTAACAAAACGAAGAGACCAAGTAGCATTTGAAACCATTGCAGAAGTTGTTAAGTTAAGATATAGAGGAACCAGTATACAACTTAATTTACAGAGATAAAAAGTTATCAAAGTTGAAATTTGGCCTCTTAACTGATGACGTAATTCAGAAGCATTTCACTAAAAAACTAAACCTAGGGCAACAACTGTTGTTATGTGAAGGTGAAGCAGTGAAGAAAGTCTGAGCTACTGAGACTGAAAATGCATTAAACCTTACGGCGGATGACGTGGCGATGCTGAGTGGAATATCTGGCTCAGGTATGATACAGCTCTCAAGTGTATTACCACAAACAACCACAAAAGCAAAGGCAAAACAAATTTGTGACTTTCTGGCTTTGAAATCTGAAAGTGATCAAAACAATGTGAAAATCGGGGAGATTGAAATCAATAATAACGCGACGGGGCAAAACCAAAGCTCGAATCCATCACCCAGGCCCAATACATGGAGGGCAGCAACAGGATTCTCCTTGAGATGATAAAAGACGGGTGCAGCATGGAAGATGTCCGAAATTACTTAGAGTATCTTACTAAAATCGGAACATTCGCTCAAGGTTTTTCTCGGTCGTCAGTGTTACAATACGATCATGAATTTCGTCGTCTGCAAAATGAGAAAAACAATCCATGGAACATAAATAACTACCTTATGCAATTGTATCTTAAAACACGCTCATCTACTCAAGACCGCACGACAACTCCACAAGGTCGCAACGCAATTAAACCACAAGCTAGAGGAAAATTTGACCCGTCGTCTGGGAGCCCAATCTGCGAAAAATTCAATGGAAGGAATGGGTGTAATTTTACCAACTGTCGTTATGCCCATGTCTGCATGTCGTGCTTTGCAAAAGATCACAATGTCTCCCCTccaacaaaaactgaaaatttgtgagaataaACTAAAAGATGATGAAGATAAAGACTTTTTGCTCGATGGTATACGCAATGGATTTTCTATTCTTGATGAGTATAAAATACCGCTTATTCAACCTTCTGTGACAAAAAACTCTTACTCTGTGTTTCGTGATCAGGAATTAGTAAACAAAAGGATTAACTATGAAACTGAAGAGGGTAACTATGTTATTGTTTCTGAGAAGCCTATAGTAGTTAGCGCCCTTTCATCAATTCCTAAGCCCGACGGTAATATACGTCTGATACATGATTTCTCAAGACCTATAAATCAAAGTGTGAATGACTTTGCCTCCATTGAACATTTTCAATATCAAACCGTTTCTAATGCCATTAACAAGTTGACTCCTCATGCCTACCTAGCAAACATTGATCTCGAGCATGCTTACAGGTCGGTCGGCTTGCATCCATCTAATTTTCCTTATACGGGATTACAATGGGACGGTAAATACATGTTTGACTCTCGCCTGCCTTTTGGTGCCCGGAAGAGTCCACAAATCTTCCACAGGATTACTCAAGCAGTTCGACGTATGATGCAAAGGCGTGGATTTAACTGCATCATTGTGTATTTAGACGATTTTCTTGTGATCGGAAATGATTATTCAGAATGCTTACTAGCTTATCAAACTTTGTTATTACTGCTACGTTCTCTTGGTTTAAGCATAAATTATAAAAAGCTAGTAGACCCGTGTCAGCAAATTGTTTTCCTGGGAATTGAAATTAATACCGTTTCCGGGACAATCTCACTCGAATCAGTGAAAGCTTGGAATTATTTTCAACAAATTGACTCGTGTCTTTCAAAGCGCAGGCTTTCAAGAAAGGAATTGGAAAAACTAACAGGGAAATTAGCTTGGGCCTCTATTGTGATCCCTTGGGACCGCGTCCACGTTAGACCGTTCTACAACAAGCTCAAACAGTTAAAATCCGATCATCATAAATGTCTCACAAAACATTTAGCGGACGATCTACACTGGTTGTCTTCGAAAATTGTTCAAGCCAATGGCACTAGAAGGATTTGGGATTTTCGGGAAGAAATTCAAGTATTCTGTGATTCATCTTCGCATGCAGGCGGAGCTTTCTGCCAAGGCGACTGGTTGTACACAGCGTGGCTTGCGGATTACCCGCGCTTGGAATGTCAGCATATAAATACTAAGGAATTGGCTTTCGTAGTCTGTGCTGCTTTACGGTGGGGCCACCTTTGGGAAAATAAACGCGTGCGCATATTCACTGATAACGTGTGTGCTTTGTGGAACATAAACAAAGGAACCTGTGTGAACTTGACCTCTCGGCATTTGTTACGCGTCTTGTGTGACCTTAGTTTAAagttcaactttacaatatttgcTTCTTACATCAACACTCATGATAATTATATCGCAGATTCGATCTCAAGACTACATGAAACTGGCCAATTGCCTCGGTTCATTAGTGTATTCCCAAGACATTTACGACCAAATTACTTCTTAATGCATGAACACATGTCACTCAAAAGCATATATTTCATGTCTTTTCAGATAAATTGGACAAAGAAGTTGACGAATTCAAATCACTAACTTTTGCAGAAAGCACAAAAGCTTGTTATAAAACGCATTTACGAGTGtataaacaattttgtaactTGATCGGTTGTGAGCCGGTACCTTTGTCAAATGTGAATTTATGTCGATACATTGCTTTTCCaacctgtttgatatttgtttttgggCTGCCTGTCTGGCCTGTTTCTTTGGCCTACTTAGGATAAGCAATGTATGTACTGGGCAACACAGTATAAAGCGTGCAAACATTGTATTTACCAAGAGTGGCTGCATTCTCAACATTGTGTCTTCAAAAACGTTACAATATGGACATAAAATTTTCCAGGTCGCTCTTCCTTTCATGAAAGGGAACTAGTTGTGCCCTACTTCAGCAATGTTGGAATTTATTGGCCTCGCAGGAACATCTATTACAGATCAAGATCTGTTCTCATATGTTCATAATGGCATGTTAACCTGTCTGACTCAGAACAAATTCAGGGCAAGGTTAAAGCAATGTTTACCGCCAGACGCGGATGTTTATTCATATAATTCACATTCGTTAC belongs to Mercenaria mercenaria strain notata unplaced genomic scaffold, MADL_Memer_1 contig_3334, whole genome shotgun sequence and includes:
- the LOC128552969 gene encoding uncharacterized protein LOC128552969 → MSPLQQKLKICENKLKDDEDKDFLLDGIRNGFSILDEYKIPLIQPSVTKNSYSVFRDQELVNKRINYETEEGNYVIVSEKPIVVSALSSIPKPDGNIRLIHDFSRPINQSVNDFASIEHFQYQTVSNAINKLTPHAYLANIDLEHAYRSVGLHPSNFPYTGLQWDGKYMFDSRLPFGARKSPQIFHRITQAVRRMMQRRGFNCIIVYLDDFLVIGNDYSECLLAYQTLLLLLRSLGLSINYKKLVDPCQQIVFLGIEINTVSGTISLESVKAWNYFQQIDSCLSKRRLSRKELEKLTGKLAWASIVIPWDRVHVRPFYNKLKQLKSDHHKCLTKHLADDLHWLSSKIVQANGTRRIWDFREEIQVFCDSSSHAGGAFCQGDWLYTAWLADYPRLECQHINTKELAF